A genomic segment from Cygnus atratus isolate AKBS03 ecotype Queensland, Australia chromosome 9, CAtr_DNAZoo_HiC_assembly, whole genome shotgun sequence encodes:
- the U2SURP gene encoding U2 snRNP-associated SURP motif-containing protein isoform X6 has protein sequence MLQCYPHQKTRKILRRNLLALIHRMIEFVVREGPMFEAMIMNREINNPMFRFLFENQTPAHVYYRWKLYSILQGDAPTKWRTEDFRMFKNGSFWRPPPLNPYLHGMSEEQETEAFVEEPNKKGALKEEQRDKLEEILRGLTPRKNDIGDAMVFCLNNAEAAEEIVDCITESLSILKTPLPKKIARLYLVSDVLYNSSAKVANASYYRKFFETKLCQIFSDLNATYRTIQGHLQSENFKQRVMTCFRAWEDWAIYPEPFLIKLQNIFLGLVNIMEDKETEEVPDDLDGAPIEEELDGAPLEDVDGIPIDAAPIDDLDGVPIKSLDDDLDGVPLDTAEDSKKNEPIFKVAPSKWEAVDESELEAQAVTTSKWELFDQHEESEEEEIQNQEEESEDEEDTQSSKSEEQHMYSNPIKEEMPESKSSVKYSEMSEEKRAKLREIELKVMKFQDELESGKRPKKPGQSFQEQVEHYRDKLLQREKEKELERERERDKKDKEKSDSRSKDKKEKEECTPTRKERKRRHSASPSPSRSSGSRRAKSPSPKSERSERSERSHKESSRSRSSHKDSPRDVSKKAKRSPSGSRTPKRSRRSRSRSPKKSGKKSRSQSRSPHRSHKKSKKSKH, from the exons GAATTTGCTCGCATTGATACATCGAATGATAGAGTTTGTTGTGCGGGAAGGGCCTATGTTTGAAGCCATGATCATGAACAGAGAAATCAACAATCCAATGTTCAG gtttttatttgaaaaccagACTCCAGCCCATGTGTATTATAGATGGAAGCTTTACTCAATTCTTCAG GGAGATGCTCCAACCAAGTGGAGGACAGAAGATTTCCGTATGTTCAAAAACGGATCATTTTGGAGGCCACCACCGTTAAATCCATATTTACATGGGATGTCAGAAGAGCAAGAAACGGAGGCATTTGTGGAGGAACCGAACAAGAAGGGTGCACTTAAGGAAGA ACAAAGAGATAAATTGGAGGAAATTCTGCGTGGATTAACACCTCGGAAGAATGATATTGGTGATGCAATGGTTTTCTGTCTAAATaatgcagaagctgctgaagaaatTGTAGACTGCATTACAGAATCATTGTCCATTCTGAAGACTCCTCTTCCTAAGAAG ATTGCAAGATTATATCTGGTGTCAGATGTGTTGTACAACTCTTCAGCTAAAGTTGCCAATGCTTCCTATTATAGAAAATT ttttgaaacaaaattatgtCAGATATTCTCTGATCTCAATGCTACTTACCGTACAATACAAGGCCATTTACAGTCTGAAAATTTCAAG CAACGGGTGATGACATGCTTCAGAGCATGGGAAGATTGGGCCATCTACCCAGAACCATTTTTGATCAAACTCCAGAATATCTTCTTGGGACTTGTAAATATCATGGAAGATAAAGAAACAGAG GAGGTGCCAGACGATCTTGATGGTGCTCCCATTGAGGAAGAGCTTGATGGTGCTCCATTAGAAGATGTGGATGGAATTCCTATTGATGCTGCTCCTATAGATGATCTGGATGGAGTCCCAATTAAATCGCTGGATGACGATCTGGACGGAGTACCTT TGGATACGGCTGAAGATTCGAAAAAGAATGAGCCTATATTTAAAGTTGCCCCTTCGAAGTGGGAAGCAGTGGATGAATCAGAATTGGAAGCTCAAG CTGTTACTACTTCGAAGTGGGAGCTTTTTGACCAACATGAAGaatctgaggaggaggaaattcaaaa tcaagaagaagaaagtgaagaTGAGGAAGACACTCAGAGCTCTAAGTCAGAAGAGCAACACATGTATTCAAATCCTATTAAAGAAGAGATGCCTGAATCTAAGTCATCAGTCAAATACTCAGAAATGAGTGAAGAGAAGCGAGCCAAACTCCGGGAGATTGAG CTTAAGGTGATGAAGTTTCAGGATGAGTTAGAGTCTGGGAAAAGACCCAAGAAACCAGGCCAGAGTTTTCAGGAACAGGTTGAACACTATAGAGACAAGCTGCTTCAGAGG gaaaaagaaaaagaattggaAAGAGAACGAGAAAGGGACaaaaaggacaaggaaaaatCTGATTCTAGGTCCAAAgataagaaggaaaaggaggaatgtACACCAACGAGAAAGGAGAG gaaaaggCGACACAGTGCTTCCCCTAGCCCATCTCGCAGCAGTGGCAGTAGACGAGCAAAATCCCCATCACCAAAATCAGAACGCTCAGAGCGCTCTGAACGGTCCCATAAAGAGAGTTCACGTTCTCGGTCATCACATAAAGACTCTCCAAGAGATGTCAGTAAAAAAGCCAAAAG gtcgCCATCTGGCTCCAGGACACCGAAAAGATCAAGAAGATCACGATCTAGATCCCCTAAAAAGTCAGGGAAAAAATCCAGGTCTCAGTCCCGTTCTCCTCACAGATCTCACAAGAagtcaaagaaaagcaaacactga